A window from Candidatus Zixiibacteriota bacterium encodes these proteins:
- a CDS encoding transporter substrate-binding domain-containing protein has product MITPLLAALIVLGCSSQPEPPRRPPDHLVFGLETWRPPFAYWDSATSAPVGFDIELATLLCRSCRWSCDIVPVPAESLAVALKRGEIDVAMRVAEGETVYAQDLVLSHPYYLTGLGSNVQVVDSATKAAVERTAGRRIVDTVLSPEYYCLAMRSSDTHRLARLNDALAALMGGYVYERLHVKWFGYPPLNVAAPDSVTASWNRP; this is encoded by the coding sequence ATGATAACACCCCTCCTCGCCGCTCTCATTGTGCTGGGATGCTCGTCGCAACCTGAGCCGCCGCGACGGCCGCCTGATCACCTGGTTTTCGGGCTCGAAACTTGGCGGCCGCCGTTTGCGTATTGGGATTCCGCAACCAGCGCCCCGGTAGGATTCGACATTGAACTCGCTACGTTACTGTGCCGCTCGTGTCGTTGGTCGTGTGATATAGTTCCTGTTCCGGCCGAAAGCCTGGCAGTCGCCCTGAAGCGTGGTGAGATTGATGTGGCCATGCGAGTCGCCGAGGGAGAGACTGTTTATGCACAGGACCTTGTGTTATCTCATCCCTATTATCTCACCGGTTTGGGGTCGAATGTGCAGGTTGTCGACTCGGCCACTAAGGCAGCAGTTGAACGTACGGCAGGCCGGCGAATAGTCGATACCGTGTTAAGCCCGGAATACTATTGTCTGGCCATGCGCTCATCGGATACGCATCGCCTGGCCCGACTAAATGACGCTCTGGCCGCGCTTATGGGCGGATACGTCTACGAACGGCTGCACGTCAAATGGTTTGGGTATCCGCCTCTTAATGTCGCGGCGCCGGACTCGGTCACGGCTTCCTGGAATCGCCCCTGA
- a CDS encoding lysophospholipid acyltransferase family protein, producing the protein MNIRPVYFAGYWLTRILSWLLFRPMIIGAENVPRKGGFILASNHISYYDPPVVGSWQPRRLYFFAKKELFKNPLFGAVLRACNALPVKRGTIDRQAMERAVDAVHRGFGLTFFPEGTRSRTNEFLPVKAGLGIVAHAAVCPIVPAYLHGTNRLMDCLRRRTRMAIAYGAPLSAEWVKSFSQDKAGYKALSEAVMQQITILREQVKSLQKRSSVSDQN; encoded by the coding sequence GTGAACATCCGACCGGTTTATTTCGCCGGGTACTGGCTTACCCGGATACTGAGCTGGCTGCTTTTTCGGCCGATGATTATCGGCGCCGAAAACGTGCCGCGAAAAGGCGGCTTCATTCTGGCCTCCAATCATATTTCATACTATGACCCACCGGTCGTGGGCAGTTGGCAGCCGCGAAGACTGTATTTCTTCGCCAAGAAAGAGCTTTTCAAAAACCCACTATTCGGGGCAGTGCTCCGGGCTTGCAATGCGCTTCCGGTTAAGCGGGGGACAATAGACCGTCAGGCGATGGAGCGGGCGGTGGACGCTGTCCATCGAGGCTTCGGCCTCACGTTTTTTCCCGAGGGTACCCGTTCCCGCACGAACGAGTTTCTGCCCGTTAAGGCTGGTCTGGGAATTGTGGCGCACGCCGCGGTCTGTCCCATCGTCCCGGCGTATCTCCATGGCACTAATAGGCTTATGGATTGTCTGCGGCGACGGACCAGAATGGCGATTGCCTACGGGGCACCGCTCTCGGCGGAGTGGGTCAAGTCGTTTTCACAGGATAAGGCCGGCTACAAGGCGTTGTCTGAAGCGGTGATGCAGCAGATCACGATACTTCGCGAGCAGGTGAAGTCCCTTCAGAAACGCTCGTCCGTCTCCGACCAGAATTGA
- a CDS encoding sigma-70 family RNA polymerase sigma factor, whose translation MKKIREEKACTKVEGSETGPAEQELIRAARGGDKGAFGQLIRGHQKRLFRFVYGLVGSFDQAEDIVQEAFVKAYEALDKFETGRDFYPWLATIARNKALNMIAREERKESLDKIQEQGFDTPTGQADPLDQLLADENQRRFYAALKGLPETYRIVFVMRHFEEMSYDQISEQLKIPPGTVDSRLYRARQLLVEALKDLL comes from the coding sequence GTGAAAAAAATCCGGGAAGAAAAGGCGTGCACAAAGGTAGAGGGATCGGAGACCGGGCCGGCCGAGCAGGAGCTAATTCGGGCCGCCCGGGGCGGCGACAAGGGGGCTTTCGGACAACTGATTCGTGGCCACCAGAAACGTCTCTTTCGCTTTGTCTACGGGCTGGTGGGCTCGTTCGATCAGGCGGAAGATATAGTTCAGGAAGCTTTTGTGAAGGCGTACGAGGCTCTCGATAAGTTTGAAACGGGAAGGGATTTTTACCCCTGGCTGGCGACAATCGCCCGCAACAAGGCGCTCAATATGATCGCCCGCGAGGAGCGCAAAGAGTCGCTGGATAAGATTCAGGAACAGGGCTTCGATACACCCACCGGCCAGGCTGACCCGCTGGATCAGCTCCTCGCCGATGAGAACCAGCGCCGGTTCTACGCGGCGCTAAAGGGGCTGCCGGAGACGTATCGAATAGTGTTCGTGATGAGGCACTTTGAGGAAATGAGTTACGACCAGATATCTGAGCAGTTGAAGATTCCACCGGGAACGGTTGATTCGCGACTGTATCGGGCGCGTCAACTACTTGTGGAAGCTCTTAAGGATCTCTTGTGA
- a CDS encoding tRNA-dihydrouridine synthase, which translates to MTMLTSPTGFWAELKRPILALSPMDDVTDAAFRLLIARLGKPDVMITEFVSVDGLCSEGREHLLKDLRYDPCERPIVAQLFGSDPELFRRSAELVRDLGFDGVDINMGCPVKAVCNTGAGSSLINEPKLAQEIIQASIDGARGLPVSVKTRIGFGKIQAQEWAAQLIEARPAAITFHLRTRKELSQVPAHWEEMPAIVAQARGSGVLILGNGDIKSIEQATRVTDETGCDGVMIGRAIFGNPWLFNRSRRLASISLDELLKTMLVHCRLYDEVFNDDKKFLVMRKHLMAYASGFPGAKDLRMSLEKVFSTADVIAAVEAFRRRAEGVALRQTQGDL; encoded by the coding sequence ATGACCATGCTCACCAGTCCCACAGGTTTCTGGGCCGAACTGAAACGGCCGATCCTGGCGCTCTCGCCGATGGACGACGTCACTGACGCCGCCTTCCGGCTTTTGATTGCCCGCCTGGGCAAGCCGGACGTCATGATCACAGAATTCGTTTCGGTCGACGGTTTGTGCAGCGAGGGGCGAGAGCATCTGCTCAAAGACCTTCGTTATGATCCGTGTGAACGGCCGATTGTCGCGCAGCTATTTGGCAGCGATCCGGAGCTGTTCCGTCGGAGCGCGGAACTTGTCAGGGACCTTGGCTTCGACGGGGTCGATATCAACATGGGCTGCCCGGTTAAGGCGGTGTGCAACACCGGGGCGGGATCATCGCTTATCAATGAGCCGAAGCTGGCTCAGGAGATAATCCAGGCGTCAATCGACGGGGCGCGCGGCCTACCGGTGTCGGTCAAGACCCGTATCGGGTTCGGCAAGATTCAGGCTCAGGAGTGGGCCGCACAGCTGATTGAGGCGCGACCGGCCGCGATCACCTTCCATTTGCGCACCAGGAAAGAGCTGTCGCAGGTACCGGCTCACTGGGAAGAAATGCCCGCTATCGTTGCTCAGGCCAGAGGGAGCGGAGTGCTCATTCTCGGCAACGGCGATATTAAATCAATCGAGCAGGCCACACGCGTGACTGACGAGACCGGTTGCGACGGGGTCATGATTGGCCGGGCGATTTTCGGTAATCCCTGGCTCTTCAACCGCAGCCGCAGGCTGGCGAGTATCTCTCTGGATGAACTGCTCAAGACCATGCTGGTGCATTGTCGTCTCTATGACGAGGTGTTTAACGATGACAAGAAGTTTCTGGTCATGCGCAAGCACCTGATGGCGTACGCGTCCGGCTTCCCCGGGGCAAAAGACCTGCGCATGTCGCTGGAGAAAGTGTTCTCGACAGCGGATGTTATCGCGGCGGTGGAAGCGTTTCGTCGGCGAGCGGAAGGAGTCGCCCTTCGACAGACTCAAGGTGACCTGTGA
- the rpsA gene encoding 30S ribosomal protein S1 translates to MAEAKRTTRTTKSTKPTKAARTSKRKATSGKKTTKVKTKITKTGVQTEEPDLMALQAEETAEERLMTARRQRVLVKAKAKAEEVVVVEPEETVEAVRITDVSGVVYDKAQYDAMVDMYDATIKDIREGEIIHGTVMGVNPEDVIVDVGFKSEGRIPIEEFPQPLNIKVGDKVDVFLEQIEDNHGQLLLSKQKADFMLVWDRIRDLHDAGETVQGRVVRRIKGGVIVDIMGVDAFLPGSQISLRQVPDFDALINQMMDLKIIKINKNRRNIVVSRRVVLEKEREKMRDELLKEIEVGQIRQGVVKNITDFGVFIDMGGVDGLLHITDMSWGRVRHPSEMVNLGDTIDVKILDFDQNTTRISLGLKQMTPYPWENIEEKYPLGKKVTGKVVSITDYGAFIELEKGIEGLIHISEMSWTQHIKHPSKIMNVGDEVDAVVLSVDKDNEKISLGIKQMEPDPWLTIEGKYPIGKILTGKVRNLTAFGAFVELEEGIDGLVHISDMSWTKRIQHPSEVMKKGDVVQVKVIRIDHDNRRISLGFKQLVEDPWPMLAERFKVGAECLGTINKVFDRGVVVDLGDDVEGFVPTSQLAGRDLTDPTGIFKEGEQIPLHVIEFDQHQHKVVLSVLAYYKKREREEFEQYLAQHRPAMASVGDVMPQAIKAAAESAPAASEPEMPVMPAPSMDQTDGQIEAEEA, encoded by the coding sequence ATGGCTGAAGCCAAAAGAACTACGCGAACCACAAAATCAACCAAGCCCACCAAGGCCGCGCGCACCTCGAAACGCAAAGCGACCAGTGGCAAGAAGACCACCAAGGTCAAAACCAAAATCACGAAGACGGGAGTCCAGACCGAAGAGCCGGATCTGATGGCCCTTCAGGCTGAGGAAACCGCCGAAGAACGACTCATGACCGCCCGCCGCCAGCGCGTACTGGTGAAGGCGAAGGCGAAAGCCGAAGAGGTCGTGGTGGTCGAGCCGGAGGAGACGGTCGAAGCGGTGCGTATCACCGATGTCTCAGGAGTCGTCTACGACAAGGCGCAGTACGACGCCATGGTCGACATGTACGACGCCACAATCAAGGATATCCGCGAGGGCGAGATTATCCACGGCACAGTAATGGGGGTCAACCCCGAAGATGTCATTGTCGATGTCGGCTTCAAATCCGAGGGCCGAATCCCGATCGAGGAATTCCCCCAGCCGCTCAATATCAAAGTGGGCGACAAGGTCGACGTGTTCCTCGAACAGATCGAGGACAACCACGGCCAGTTGCTGCTGTCCAAGCAGAAGGCCGATTTCATGCTGGTCTGGGACCGGATTCGCGATCTGCACGATGCCGGCGAGACGGTTCAGGGCCGGGTGGTGCGCCGGATCAAGGGCGGGGTCATAGTCGATATCATGGGAGTCGATGCTTTTCTGCCCGGCTCGCAGATTTCGCTCCGCCAGGTGCCTGATTTCGACGCCCTCATCAACCAGATGATGGATTTGAAGATCATCAAGATCAATAAGAACCGCCGCAACATAGTTGTCTCGCGCCGGGTCGTGCTTGAGAAAGAGCGCGAGAAGATGCGTGACGAGCTGCTCAAGGAGATCGAGGTCGGTCAGATTCGCCAGGGTGTGGTCAAGAACATCACCGATTTCGGTGTCTTTATCGATATGGGCGGTGTCGACGGCCTTCTGCATATCACCGACATGTCCTGGGGCCGGGTGCGCCATCCTTCAGAGATGGTAAACCTGGGCGACACTATAGATGTCAAGATTCTGGATTTCGACCAGAACACCACGCGCATTTCCCTCGGGTTGAAACAGATGACTCCGTACCCGTGGGAAAACATCGAGGAGAAATACCCGCTCGGTAAGAAAGTCACCGGCAAGGTGGTTTCGATCACCGATTACGGTGCGTTTATCGAGCTGGAGAAAGGGATCGAGGGGCTGATTCACATCTCCGAGATGTCTTGGACCCAGCACATCAAGCACCCATCGAAGATCATGAACGTCGGCGACGAGGTCGACGCGGTGGTTTTGTCCGTAGATAAGGACAACGAAAAGATTTCGCTCGGCATCAAGCAGATGGAGCCGGATCCGTGGCTCACTATCGAGGGCAAATACCCGATCGGCAAGATTCTCACCGGCAAGGTGCGGAACCTGACCGCTTTCGGTGCTTTCGTGGAGCTTGAGGAAGGTATCGACGGCCTGGTGCATATTTCGGATATGTCCTGGACCAAGCGCATTCAGCACCCCTCCGAGGTGATGAAGAAAGGCGACGTGGTACAGGTCAAGGTGATCAGGATCGATCACGACAACCGTCGCATATCGCTGGGCTTCAAGCAGCTTGTCGAAGATCCGTGGCCGATGCTGGCCGAGCGGTTCAAGGTCGGCGCCGAGTGCCTCGGCACGATCAACAAGGTGTTCGACCGCGGCGTGGTTGTGGACCTCGGCGATGATGTCGAGGGGTTCGTGCCGACCAGCCAACTGGCGGGCCGTGACCTGACCGATCCCACCGGCATCTTCAAAGAGGGCGAGCAGATTCCGCTTCACGTAATCGAGTTCGACCAGCATCAGCACAAAGTGGTCCTCTCGGTTCTCGCCTATTACAAGAAACGGGAGCGCGAGGAATTCGAGCAGTACCTGGCGCAGCACCGTCCGGCTATGGCCTCTGTCGGCGATGTCATGCCGCAGGCCATAAAGGCGGCAGCCGAGTCCGCCCCTGCGGCCTCCGAGCCGGAAATGCCGGTGATGCCTGCCCCGTCGATGGATCAGACGGACGGCCAGATCGAGGCGGAAGAAGCATAG
- a CDS encoding deoxyguanosinetriphosphate triphosphohydrolase, with product MTLIRREDIEARERLTLACYAALAANSRGRVFPQPEHPLRTAYQRDRDRIVHSAAFRRMEYKTQVFIPHLADHFRTRLTHTIEVAQISRTLARNLRLNEDLTEAIALVHDLGHTPFGHSGEDVLNELLADFGGFNHNRQTLRVVDLLEERYPDHPGLNLTYEVREGIVKHETRGGRVGPEFHPEERPTLEAALVDKADELAYMAHDIDDGLNSGLITLEDIRPLAIWDTPGSPLKRAPEFNAAAENDRLRYELVRYLINTLATDLLDTTSGRLSHMGIADHRSLRLAPGPMCVYSDSIAPMAAELKQLLNTRLYRHPRLVAMADQAQRTIRKLFRLLTKNPRLMPPRYQVMIGDHPLEIVAADYLAGMTDRFAEKLAQHPD from the coding sequence ATGACTTTGATTAGGCGCGAGGATATCGAAGCGCGGGAGAGGCTCACGCTCGCCTGTTACGCTGCGCTGGCAGCGAACTCGCGGGGCCGAGTGTTTCCTCAGCCGGAGCATCCACTGCGCACCGCCTATCAGCGCGATCGTGATCGGATCGTGCACTCGGCCGCGTTCCGCCGGATGGAGTACAAAACCCAGGTGTTCATCCCGCATCTGGCCGATCACTTTCGCACGCGCCTGACCCACACTATCGAGGTGGCGCAGATCAGTCGCACACTCGCCCGCAATCTCCGTCTCAATGAGGATCTGACCGAAGCGATAGCTCTGGTGCATGATCTCGGCCATACGCCGTTCGGGCATTCCGGCGAGGATGTTCTCAACGAGCTTCTCGCTGATTTCGGCGGCTTCAACCACAACCGGCAGACGCTTCGGGTGGTTGATCTTCTTGAGGAACGATATCCCGATCATCCCGGTCTGAACCTCACCTACGAGGTGCGCGAAGGGATTGTCAAGCATGAGACCCGTGGCGGCAGGGTCGGCCCGGAGTTTCATCCGGAGGAACGGCCCACGCTCGAGGCAGCGTTGGTAGACAAAGCCGATGAGCTGGCTTATATGGCTCACGATATCGACGACGGCCTCAATTCCGGTTTGATTACTCTTGAGGACATCCGTCCTCTGGCGATTTGGGATACGCCCGGCAGCCCGCTGAAGAGAGCCCCTGAGTTCAACGCTGCCGCGGAAAACGATCGTCTGCGCTACGAGCTCGTGCGCTACCTGATTAACACGCTGGCTACCGATCTTCTGGATACCACCTCCGGCCGTCTGTCGCATATGGGAATTGCCGACCATCGTTCGCTGCGCCTTGCTCCCGGGCCGATGTGTGTCTACTCCGATTCCATAGCGCCCATGGCGGCTGAACTAAAGCAACTGCTCAACACCCGCCTCTATCGCCACCCGCGCCTGGTGGCCATGGCCGACCAGGCCCAACGTACTATCAGGAAGCTGTTTCGGCTTCTGACAAAGAACCCGCGCCTGATGCCGCCTCGGTATCAGGTCATGATAGGCGATCACCCGCTTGAAATCGTTGCGGCGGATTATCTCGCAGGCATGACCGACCGGTTCGCGGAGAAACTGGCACAACACCCTGATTAG
- a CDS encoding CPBP family intramembrane glutamic endopeptidase, translated as MIKYGWLRALLAMPAWILAQVVVSTVVFVLAHGNPATEDTVGRPLGIVTQFLQLIGTLAVVVLFRKLIDRRSFVSLGFALDKKHLRDLAAGIIWGIALISAVFIVVLLADGVRITDLSHPLSALANMTLMMIAVAFNEEVLVRGYLLNNVMASVNKFVALFLTSLVFALGHLLNPNATIAGLVNIILAGLVLGIYYIHRQNLWFPIGLHFAWNLFQGSIYGSAISGVNTPSIIQTEIVGSDLLTGGTFGFEASLVTTMVLSLAVLALHRIYRRRRPEVR; from the coding sequence TTGATAAAGTACGGTTGGCTGCGGGCGCTTCTGGCCATGCCCGCCTGGATTCTGGCGCAGGTGGTGGTCTCGACTGTAGTGTTTGTTCTGGCGCACGGCAATCCGGCTACAGAAGATACGGTCGGTCGCCCGCTCGGCATTGTCACTCAGTTCTTGCAATTGATTGGGACGCTGGCGGTCGTAGTTCTGTTTCGGAAGCTGATTGACCGGCGGTCTTTCGTGTCTCTTGGATTTGCACTCGATAAGAAACACCTCAGGGACCTGGCTGCGGGCATTATCTGGGGGATAGCCCTGATCTCAGCCGTCTTTATCGTCGTGTTGTTGGCAGATGGAGTTCGTATTACCGATCTGAGTCATCCGTTATCGGCGCTTGCGAACATGACCCTAATGATGATCGCGGTTGCATTTAACGAAGAAGTTCTTGTGCGTGGATATCTGCTAAACAACGTAATGGCCTCGGTCAATAAGTTTGTCGCCCTGTTTTTGACCAGTCTGGTGTTCGCGCTTGGTCATCTTCTAAATCCGAACGCCACTATAGCGGGCCTCGTAAACATCATATTGGCGGGACTGGTATTGGGTATCTACTACATCCACCGACAAAACCTCTGGTTTCCGATCGGCCTGCACTTCGCCTGGAACCTCTTTCAGGGTTCCATTTACGGCTCGGCGATCAGCGGTGTCAATACGCCCAGTATCATCCAAACTGAGATCGTGGGAAGCGATCTACTCACCGGCGGGACATTCGGGTTTGAGGCCTCATTAGTGACCACTATGGTGCTCTCTCTGGCGGTATTGGCGCTGCACCGAATTTACCGGCGTCGGCGTCCGGAGGTACGCTAG
- a CDS encoding zf-HC2 domain-containing protein, translating into MDHQYYQDRLSAYADHELPEAERALLDTHMVECAECRARLSELNRLSELVEKHSPLGESEYWESAAARIENALPDKGRLIDLSRERARRSTLWWKVPAIAASVLIIGYIGLHESDILKDEMLVPPRSAPEQPVRLSTPSADTSPTAPDTGRPGDDVAGSRVLREDVAESTADRGQVPVKVESKTALQQKAAAPKGDTPETAKPETTPQPSAMPPEPVSLQAETEAKDIAESNYVERSRERAPASQGETVSHEEQRAAQGMSTSLSKEADVPTEDLALWRQKRDSLIAAISKLSDTSSKPLSDALKFSAVPPTSGEKAGPLSLAGRQSDTKAQRELAEKSLMEVWYAICRYSPDSTEVNRGMDYFKSVATDTKSGNRSRAQVYLEELEKQGVGRTE; encoded by the coding sequence GTGGACCACCAGTATTATCAGGATAGACTGTCAGCTTACGCCGATCATGAACTGCCCGAGGCGGAGCGCGCTCTCTTGGACACCCACATGGTGGAGTGTGCCGAATGCCGCGCGCGCCTCTCTGAATTGAACCGCCTGAGCGAACTGGTTGAAAAGCACAGCCCCCTTGGAGAATCTGAGTATTGGGAGTCTGCCGCCGCGCGAATCGAGAACGCACTGCCTGATAAAGGACGGCTGATCGATCTCAGTCGCGAGCGCGCCCGCCGCTCAACGCTTTGGTGGAAAGTCCCGGCGATTGCGGCATCGGTACTGATCATTGGCTACATCGGCCTGCACGAGAGCGACATTCTCAAGGATGAAATGCTCGTCCCGCCCAGGTCCGCGCCTGAGCAGCCGGTGCGGTTGTCCACCCCGTCCGCAGACACGTCACCGACTGCACCGGACACGGGCCGCCCCGGAGACGATGTCGCAGGCAGCCGTGTTCTTAGGGAGGATGTCGCCGAAAGCACGGCGGACAGGGGACAAGTTCCAGTCAAAGTCGAAAGCAAGACCGCACTCCAGCAAAAAGCGGCTGCTCCAAAAGGCGACACCCCGGAGACAGCCAAACCCGAAACCACACCGCAACCATCGGCGATGCCACCTGAGCCGGTCTCTCTTCAGGCAGAGACAGAAGCGAAAGACATCGCGGAAAGCAATTATGTCGAGCGCTCCCGCGAGCGGGCGCCAGCCTCGCAGGGCGAGACAGTCTCCCATGAGGAGCAAAGGGCCGCACAGGGGATGTCTACCAGTCTTTCCAAAGAGGCCGATGTTCCGACCGAAGATCTGGCGCTCTGGCGGCAAAAGCGCGATTCCCTTATTGCGGCGATCTCCAAACTGAGTGACACCAGTTCGAAGCCTCTTAGCGACGCGCTCAAGTTCTCGGCGGTTCCGCCAACATCAGGCGAAAAAGCCGGGCCGCTGTCTTTGGCGGGCCGTCAGTCCGACACCAAAGCTCAGCGCGAACTTGCTGAGAAGTCCCTGATGGAAGTCTGGTACGCGATCTGCCGCTACTCGCCTGACTCGACCGAGGTGAACCGGGGAATGGACTACTTCAAATCGGTGGCAACTGACACTAAATCAGGCAACCGATCAAGGGCCCAGGTTTACCTGGAAGAGCTTGAAAAACAAGGTGTTGGGCGGACTGAATAG
- the holA gene encoding DNA polymerase III subunit delta, producing MGLSSTQTLRTDITKGKFKSLYYFFGVDDYRISEAVKYVAQQFLPDKQLTTNFRRLDARRTKCADLMAELSVFPMLGERQVFAVADFQSYKPTEIDRVLKLIDPPDSNRIVIFTTPAERAPDKRKAFFKRVSAAAETVEFRRLTSEETQRQIALKLAKVGLEMDPGAAELLVGLLAGNRGALENEIDKLANYKKPGETITPIDIQTVVSGYEALTVYQLAELIAKGETLKALALIKRLLAEGSTPTSLLYFVGQHFVDLYLVKTGHSLEAWRRWLESGLRTQAAQFTEGQLGEAIQLIAHVDAELRWKRTLPELALDQLVLKLMAR from the coding sequence ATGGGTCTCTCGTCCACCCAGACACTGAGAACTGATATCACCAAAGGGAAGTTTAAGAGCCTCTACTACTTCTTTGGTGTCGATGACTACCGCATTTCCGAGGCGGTAAAGTATGTCGCCCAACAGTTCCTACCCGATAAGCAACTGACCACCAACTTTCGTCGCCTCGACGCACGCCGAACCAAATGTGCGGACCTGATGGCTGAGCTGTCGGTATTTCCCATGCTGGGTGAGCGCCAGGTGTTCGCGGTCGCGGATTTCCAGAGCTACAAACCGACCGAGATCGACCGCGTTCTAAAATTGATCGATCCGCCTGACTCGAATCGGATCGTTATCTTCACGACACCGGCGGAACGTGCCCCCGACAAGCGCAAGGCTTTCTTCAAGCGCGTCAGCGCCGCTGCGGAGACAGTGGAATTCCGACGTCTAACGTCGGAGGAGACCCAAAGACAAATTGCTCTCAAGTTGGCCAAAGTCGGCCTGGAGATGGATCCAGGGGCTGCGGAGTTGCTGGTCGGGCTTCTGGCGGGCAACCGTGGCGCGCTTGAAAACGAGATCGACAAGCTGGCCAACTATAAAAAGCCGGGGGAGACGATCACGCCGATCGATATTCAAACCGTGGTGTCTGGTTACGAGGCGCTGACCGTGTATCAGTTGGCCGAACTGATAGCTAAAGGTGAGACGTTGAAGGCGCTGGCTCTGATCAAGCGTCTGCTGGCCGAAGGCTCCACGCCGACGTCGCTCTTGTACTTCGTAGGGCAGCATTTTGTCGATTTGTATCTGGTGAAAACCGGGCACTCGCTGGAGGCCTGGCGCCGCTGGCTCGAGTCCGGCCTTCGCACCCAGGCCGCGCAGTTCACCGAGGGACAGCTTGGCGAGGCAATTCAATTGATTGCCCATGTCGATGCCGAACTGCGGTGGAAACGAACCCTTCCCGAACTGGCGCTAGACCAGCTCGTTCTCAAACTGATGGCCCGTTGA
- the cmk gene encoding (d)CMP kinase: MTSRPYRLSKFKGRVIAIDGPAGSGKSTTAKILAARLGYQYLDTGAMYRALTWFAIQNGVAPSDGARLSVLARSVEIKFETHEDVNRVFINGREVTDEIRSPMVTQLVSEVSAHKGVREAMVDKQREMGVRGEIVAEGRDTTTVVFADADVKVYLDCDVATRAQRRLIDMARLGVSTTLEEQIEEIQRRDKLDSERKHSPLTRSRDSYLVDTTNTTIEEQVERVLALLKTVLK; the protein is encoded by the coding sequence ATGACATCGCGACCCTACCGCCTCTCCAAATTCAAAGGCCGGGTGATCGCTATCGACGGGCCGGCCGGTTCCGGCAAGTCGACCACCGCCAAGATTCTGGCGGCCCGGCTCGGCTACCAGTATCTCGATACCGGGGCCATGTATCGCGCGCTCACCTGGTTCGCCATCCAGAACGGGGTGGCGCCGTCGGACGGTGCCCGCCTTAGCGTGTTGGCGCGCTCTGTGGAGATCAAATTCGAAACCCACGAAGACGTCAACCGTGTCTTCATCAACGGCCGGGAGGTGACGGATGAAATTCGCAGCCCGATGGTCACGCAACTGGTTTCGGAGGTGTCGGCGCACAAGGGTGTCCGCGAGGCGATGGTGGACAAGCAGCGCGAGATGGGGGTGCGGGGCGAGATTGTCGCCGAGGGGCGCGATACCACTACTGTCGTTTTTGCCGACGCCGATGTCAAAGTGTACCTTGACTGCGATGTCGCCACGCGGGCGCAACGGCGGCTTATCGACATGGCTCGGTTGGGGGTATCGACCACGCTCGAGGAGCAGATCGAAGAGATACAGCGTCGCGACAAGCTGGACTCCGAGAGAAAGCACTCGCCCTTGACACGCTCGCGCGACTCCTATCTGGTGGATACCACCAACACCACAATCGAAGAGCAGGTGGAGCGGGTTCTGGCTCTTCTCAAAACCGTACTGAAGTGA
- a CDS encoding PspC domain-containing protein, whose translation MSRRLYRSSTNKVIAGICGGLGEHLDIDPTLVRLVAVIAALASFGVVLIFYLLAWIIIPQPPPGQPGYDPEPVGESTAASSRGGWRIYLPGLILVGVGLMLLLREYVWWFQWHDIWPILLVVLGLMLILRNSARSRARSDSHIPPAGGAGMPGGDGGIRP comes from the coding sequence ATGAGCAGACGACTGTATCGCTCCAGCACCAACAAAGTGATCGCCGGTATCTGCGGCGGGCTGGGCGAACATCTCGATATCGACCCGACCCTGGTCCGGCTTGTCGCGGTGATAGCGGCCCTTGCCAGCTTTGGCGTGGTGCTGATTTTCTATCTGCTCGCCTGGATAATAATACCGCAACCGCCACCCGGGCAGCCCGGGTATGACCCGGAGCCGGTGGGTGAGTCGACCGCGGCCTCGTCGCGCGGCGGCTGGCGGATCTATCTGCCCGGTTTGATCCTGGTCGGGGTTGGACTGATGCTGCTGCTTCGCGAGTATGTCTGGTGGTTCCAGTGGCATGATATCTGGCCGATTCTGCTTGTCGTGCTCGGACTGATGCTGATTCTCCGCAACAGTGCCCGTTCTCGCGCTCGATCCGATTCCCACATCCCACCGGCGGGTGGAGCGGGAATGCCTGGCGGCGACGGAGGCATCCGCCCATGA